CACTCGATCATAGTGAAAGTGCCGGTAACATTCACCGGCAATCTCTTCGCGATATTTGGGAACATGGTTTTTCAAAACTACGACAATATACCCCAGAAGGAAAATGCCGCCATTGTGAATATGCCCGAGCCTGCGGTGGAGGTTGTTGGCTTATGCGCCGCCACAATACCGCGTGCTTTCGTGATGTATGGCATATGCCTGGGGTATTACGTACTGCCGCGGGGGTAGCCGCATGTCTTGGTGTTCTTGGCTTGCCCGACACTAATGTAGTGCATGCAAAAAACCACGCTAAAGCCAAAACCGCGTTGCCGATCGATTGCATCGCACTTGTACAACAGCATCCATCAATAGCAGCTCCAGGATCTCCAGTTATCGAGCCTAGCATCGAAAGACGAATTTTATGCTGGTATGATGAAGCGACCACGCAACGTTTTTTACACGGTATATATAATGCTGATGCCAACACCACTGTTTTTAGCAATCAAGGCGAGGCCTTTCTCGCGGCGATGAGCACTGGTAAACTCGCCAATGATATCCCCACGCGAGTAGCGGCGGTAGAGCAAGCGCTCACTACCTCTGAGCCTTCACTGGCGCTGGCAGCACTTTTATGGCGAGCGCTAGCCGAACCCTGTCTTGATGGTGGTCCGGTGGCCGCGCGCCCGATCAATGAACGTCAGGCCTTGCGAAAAGCGTTAGGTGCACTTGCTCGCACCGCCTTTGCTTGGCGTGCAGCATCCTTCGCTAAGCGTCTCAAGCCTTATCTGCAGCGAGGTGACAAATATGTAGCTCCCAGCTTTTTAAAGAAAAAAGGCATGACGCGACCGATCCTGTGGCGCGAGCTGTACTATGATACGCAACAAGAACGTTGGGGTAATGACAAAAATGAAGCATTAGAAGCATATCTGCAGCGCCATCCTTATGCCGAAGAATTAAGTTTACAGATCGTAGAAATTGTCGGTAAAGTTGAGTTGACAAACTTTTTGAGACAAGAAGTTACCAGTAGCTATTTAGAAATTTTCGATATCATCACTACCGATGATGCTCCTGCAACCTTGATTATCAACGAGGTAACGACCAACCGCGAACTACATGAACGCCGCATTATATTACCGGCAAATGCAGAGATAACCTATGCAGATGTGCTACGTTTGGCGCATGAGCAATACGCTACCGAACTTGATACTGCCTCCATGCATCTTGCTGCCGGCAGCGGTTATAGCTTTGGGTTTATGGCAATTGATCCTCTGCTGCTGCAATCGATGCGAACTCTTGCCTCAACCACTACTGATGATCAGCACTTTCGTCTAATTCACTCCAAACGCTGGCTTGCTGATTTCTGGATGTTTTAGAGTGTGTATTTAGCCAAGATGATATAGGAATACAATAATTTATAAAAATAAGGTTTTATAAAGAAATCAAATGACTAGTCAGCGCATTAATGACATAACCATAATCGGCGGTGGCATTGTCGGTATTTCTACCGCCTTGACAATTTTGCAAAAAGCTCCATCAATACGTCTTTGTGTACTTGAAGCTGAAAATCAGCTTGCCGCTCATCAAACCGGCAATAATAGTGGCGTTATTCACTCTGGTCTTTATTACCAACCTGGCTCTCTTAAAGCTCACAATTGCTATCATGGCAGAGCAAAATTGCTGCGCTTTTGTGATGAAGAAAATATACCTTATGAACTATGTGGCAAAATCGTAGTCGCAACCCAAAAAGCTCAGCTAGCAAAGCTTAACCAACTTGAACAACACGCCAAGCAAAATGGTCTTGCTGGGGTCAAACCCATTACTGCAGATGAAATAAAAAATTATGAACCCCATGCTGCAGGTATCGCAGGTCTTTATGTACCAGAAACTGGCATCATTGATTTTCGTCAAGTTGTTACTGCCATGGCTAAGCGAATAAAAAACGCTGGTGGTCAAATTATAACTAATGCAAAGGTAATAAAAATCGTTCGCAAGGCCACAGAAATTATCTTAGTTAGCAAATCGGGCGATTATAAAACCCGTGCTATTATTAATTGCGCGGGCTTGCAGTCTGATCGTGTTGCACGAATAAGCAATGTTATTCCTAATGAACGTATAGTCCCGTTTCGCGGTGATTACTTTACTCTTAAAGAATCAGCGCAGCATTTAGTTAAGCATCTTATCTATCCGGTGCCAGATCCTCGCTTCCCGTTTTTAGGGGTGCACTTTACTCGTCGTATTAATGGTGAATTCGAAGCCGGACCAAATGCAGTACTAGCTTTAAAACGTGAAGGCTATAAACGCACTAGTTTTTCATTACGCGATACTTGCGAAACTTTATCATATACCGGCTTCTGGCGTATGGCTTTTCGTTATTGGCAAACGGGCCTAGCTGAAATGTGGCGTGCGTTTAGTAAAAAAGCTTTTGTGAAAGATTTGCAGCGGCTAGTTCCCGAAATTACTGCTACGCATGTTACCTACAGTAGAGCTGGTGTACGTGCCCAAACGCTTAACTCTCATGGG
This genomic window from Deltaproteobacteria bacterium contains:
- a CDS encoding SPASM domain-containing protein; the encoded protein is MVFFTKTHACVRYHNDKQSSYTYTLRLVQWLATLRCPLSCAHCLTGDVHIPDMPLTVVLRLIDEIASLNVEEFLITGGEPLVREDLPEIIARLADRKIRYSLNTAIYPTPTQQQAFTRWPPAFVAVSIDGPEACHDSFRANRGALTAALRTIEFFSHLCPVAAGTTVSTVNYKELDRTLGLVAQSGASSWGLHLLVAEGRAATRPELFLSHSQLKHLLAFIARRRSYFPVSLADEVGYCGDHEPLVRDDPLWCGAGRAQCVILPDGEVVPCTTLDHSESAGNIHRQSLRDIWEHGFSKLRQYTPEGKCRHCEYARACGGGCWLMRRHNTACFRDVWHMPGVLRTAAGVAACLGVLGLPDTNVVHAKNHAKAKTALPIDCIALVQQHPSIAAPGSPVIEPSIERRILCWYDEATTQRFLHGIYNADANTTVFSNQGEAFLAAMSTGKLANDIPTRVAAVEQALTTSEPSLALAALLWRALAEPCLDGGPVAARPINERQALRKALGALARTAFAWRAASFAKRLKPYLQRGDKYVAPSFLKKKGMTRPILWRELYYDTQQERWGNDKNEALEAYLQRHPYAEELSLQIVEIVGKVELTNFLRQEVTSSYLEIFDIITTDDAPATLIINEVTTNRELHERRIILPANAEITYADVLRLAHEQYATELDTASMHLAAGSGYSFGFMAIDPLLLQSMRTLASTTTDDQHFRLIHSKRWLADFWMF
- the lhgO gene encoding L-2-hydroxyglutarate oxidase produces the protein MTSQRINDITIIGGGIVGISTALTILQKAPSIRLCVLEAENQLAAHQTGNNSGVIHSGLYYQPGSLKAHNCYHGRAKLLRFCDEENIPYELCGKIVVATQKAQLAKLNQLEQHAKQNGLAGVKPITADEIKNYEPHAAGIAGLYVPETGIIDFRQVVTAMAKRIKNAGGQIITNAKVIKIVRKATEIILVSKSGDYKTRAIINCAGLQSDRVARISNVIPNERIVPFRGDYFTLKESAQHLVKHLIYPVPDPRFPFLGVHFTRRINGEFEAGPNAVLALKREGYKRTSFSLRDTCETLSYTGFWRMAFRYWQTGLAEMWRAFSKKAFVKDLQRLVPEITATHVTYSRAGVRAQTLNSHGQLINDFCLLEREKMIHVLNAPSPAATASLAIAETIAERFLKNKCD